In Polaribacter pacificus, the genomic window AACTTGAAGCAAGTTTCTTAAAAACCTATGCCGGTTTTACAATCAAAACGACAAACACAAAAACAGGGACTTCTTACATCATTAAAGAAGACGGAGCTCTCTTAAGAAAAACATCCTAATCATTTTAGTATCATGAAACAAATCATCCTTTTTATACTGCTTTCTGTTTTGTTTTCTTGTAAAACAAACACCTCCAAAGAACCTTCTAAAAAAAAGACATTTACTTTTAGCTCCTGGGGTTCAGCGGGTGCTAATTTTAAAGAACAAGACTGGGAAAAGAAACTAACCTATTATGATTCTTTGGGGATTAGTGAGCTTTTAATAGGAGCTTCTCCTGCGATTTTAGCAAAGTTAGTTCCGATGGCCGCTAAAAAAAACATTAAAATTCACGGCTGGATGTGGACACTTAACAGACCCGGTGACACTGTGGCTAAAAAACATCCCGAATGGTATGCAGTAAACAGAAAGGGTCAAAACTCATTAGACTACAGAGCGTATGTAGATTATTATCAATGGCTTAGCCCTTTTCATCCAGGTGCTAGAAATCACATTATTAACAATGCCAAAAAGCTAATGGAAGTAAAGGGATTGGCTTCTGTTCATTTGGATTATGTTAGATACCCTGACGTTATTTTGGGAGCCGACTTACAACCCAAATACAATTTAGTCCAAGAGACAGAAATGCCAGAATACGATTACGATTACCATCCAATAGCAAGAGCGGAATTCAAAAAAATCTTTGACAAAGACCCACTAAATTTTAAACACCCTGAACTATCTACAGAGTGGCGTCAATTTCGACTAAATGCAATCACGAGTTTAGTGAATGAAATTAGTGACCTAGCACATGCAAAAAAATTAAAAGTAACGGCTGCTGTATTCCCTTTTCCAGAAATGTCTCGCCAAATGGTTCGTCAAGCATGGAATGATTGGAATCTAGACACCGCTTACCCAATGCTATATCAAAACTTCTACAGAGAAAACATCAACTGGATTGGTTTTGCTACCAAACAAGGTGTCTCTGACGTCAGTTTTCCTGTGATTTCTGGGCTATATGCTCCTGGGTTAAAAGACCCAGCTGATTTAGAAAAAGCAATTAGAATTGCTAAAAAAAATGGTGCCTCTGGTATTTCTATATTTACAGCGGATGGTCTTTCAAAAGAACAAAAGGCTGTTTTTGTAAAATTAAAAAAAGAATGGGGCATCAAATGATCAATTTGACCTACTAAAAAAAGCCTACTCCTAAAAAACTTTTGTATTTTTACACTTTATTTTTTAGGATGAACAAAAAAGTACTTTTACTCATATTAGATGGCTGGGGGATTACTCAAAACCCAAAAGTATCGGCAATTTTTAATGCCAAAACACCTTTTATCAACTCTTTGTCAGAAAACTTTCCTACTGCTTCTTTAAGAACAGATGGTGAGCATGTTGGCTTGCCAAAAGGACAAATGGGTAATTCTGAAGTTGGTCATATGAACTTAGGAGCTGGTAGAATTGTTTACCAAAACTTAGCGCGTATTAACAAAGCCATCGATGAAGGTACTTTAGCAAAAGAAGAAACCCTGATAGCTGCGTTTGATCATGCTAAAAAGCACAATAAAAAATTACACTTTGTAGGCCTTGTTTCTGACGGTGGAATTCACTCTCATATTGAACATCTCAAAGGCTTATTAACTGCTGCTCATCAAAACCAAGTACAAAATGTATTTTTACACGCTTTTACAGATGGTAGAGATTGTGACCCTAAATCAGGGAAGCAGTTTATTAAGAATATAGAAGAGCATATGCAGCAGACCACAGGAAGCCTAGCTACTGTCTCTGGGAGATACTATGCTATGGACAGAGATCATCGCTGGGAACGCATAAAACTTACGTATGATGCTCTTGTAAATGGTCGTGGTGAAATGTCAAACAACGCCTTAGACAGCATCCAAGAATCCTATAACAACGATATTACAGATGAGTTTATCAAACCCCTTGTATTAACAGACGAAACGGGAGCTCCCAAAGCGAAAATTGAGAAAGATGATGTGGTCATTTTTTTTAATTTCAGAACGGATAGAGGAAGACAACTAACAAGTGCTTTAACTCAAGAAGATTATCCAGATTATCAAATGAAAAAATTGCCATTGTACTTTGTTACACTAACAAATTACGATGATCGATTTAAGGATATCAAAGTTATTTACAACAGTGATAATTTAGACAACACTTTAGGAGAAGTATTAGAAAAAGCAGGAAAAAAACAAATTAGGATTGCAGAAACAGAAAAATACCCACACGTTACTTTTTTCTTTTCTGGAGGTAGAGAAAAAGAATTTATTGGAGAAAAACGCTTATTGTGCCCTTCTCCTAAGGTAGCTACTTATGATTTGAAACCAGAAATGAGCGCCTATGAAATTACAGACGCTATCATCCCTGAGTTAGAAAAAGAAGAGGTAGATTTTATCTGTTTAAACTTTGCGAATGGCGACATGGTTGGTCATACGGGTAATTTTGACGCAGCGGTAAAAGCATGTGAAGCTGTAGATATTTGCACTAAAAAAGTAGTGACAACAGCATTGGATCATGGATATACTACACTTTTAATTGCAGACCACGGAAATTGCGAAACAATGATGAATCCAGATGGTAGTCCAAATACATCGCACACAACAAATCCTGTGCCCATCATTTTAATAGACAACCAACTAAAATCAATAAAAAATGGTATCTTGGGCGATATTTCCCCTACCATTTTAAACTTAATGGGTCTTAAAAAGCCCAAAGAAATGACACAAAATTCGCTTGTTTAAAAGCATAATACCCCTATGAGAAACATTTATTTATTTTGCATAATACTACTTATGGGCTGCAATACGCAGGCACAAAAAAAGGCTGTAAAAAATTCAGTTGGAGATTTGGTTGGAATTACGCACAGATCTGATTTCAAGCAAGCGCCGTACAACAGCTGGTTTGATGCTAATTACATAGCTTACACAGTCGATCAAAAATCTATTTCGGTTTTAAAAGATGCTTTTAAAGATGTTCAAGTGAAAGTTTTTATGGGTACTTGGTGCGGAGACAGCAGAAGAGAAACTCCTCGTTTTTATAAATTGCTAGACGCTATCAATTTTGATGAAAAGAATCTAGAAATGATCACCGTTAACCGAAGTAAAAAAACACCTAAAAACTTAGAAAAAAACCTAAATATTATTAGGGTTCCAACTTTTATTTTTTACAAAAAAGATCCAAAAACAAACGAGAAAAAAGAAATAGGAAGGTATGTAGAATACGCTAGAGAGTCTTTAGAAAAAGACATTTTAAAAATCCTTAGCGGAAAAGCCTATAAACACTCTTATCAAAATTAATTACTATGATCCCTAAAGATTGTTTAATAATAGCCGTTGACTTTGACGGAACCATTGTAGAAGATGCGTACCCAAAAATTGGAAAGCCAATGCTTTTTGCATTTGAAACATTAAAAAAACTTCAAGAAGAAGGTCATCGTTTAATCTTATGGACCTACCGATCTGGAAAAGCATTAGAGGAAGCTGTGATTTTTTGTAAAGAAAAAGGCATTGATTTTTACGCAATCAACAAAAGTTATCCCGCAGAAGAAATCGATGATACTATCAGCAGAAAAATACATGCAGATTTGTTTATTGACGATCGAAATGTAGGTGGTTTTAAAGGCTGGCCTGACGTCTATCAACAAATTTTTAACTACACACCAGATATTCCTAAAAAGAAAAAAGGCTTTTTCTCAAGACTGATGTAACGTAAAATTAGATTTCTTTTTATTTTACAAAAAAACATTTTAAATATACTTTTAAAGAAGTCTCTAGTATCTGTGTAAAGTACTAAGGACATATTTATTTTTTAAAGTATCTTTGCCCTTTAATTTTTTGAACATGATTCATATAAAGACACTCGAAGAAATAGAATTGATGCGAGAAAGTGCATTAATTGTTTCTAAAACCTTAGGAATGCTTGCAAAAGAAGTAAAGCCTGGAGTTAGCACCCTTCAATTGGATAAATTAGCAGAAGATTTTATTCGATCAGAAGGTGCCATACCTGGTTTCTTAGGTTTATACGACTTTCCAAACACTTTGTGTATGAGCCCAAATGCTCAAGTGGTACATGGATTTCCTACTGATGAGCCTTTGGTTGATGGAGATATTATTTCTATTGACTGTGGAGCTTTAAAAAATGGTTTTTATGGAGATCATGCCTATACTTTTGAAGTTGGAGAAGTAGATCCAGAAACAAAAAAATTACTAGACGTTACCAAACAAAGTTTGTACGAAGGAATTCGAGAATTTAAAGCCGGAAACCGAGTTGGTGATGTTGGCTTTGCTATCCAACAATATGCTGAAAAGCATGGTTATGGTGTGGTTAGAGAACTTGTAGGTCATGGCTTGGGAAGAAAAATGCACGAAGACCCAGAAATGCCTAATTATGGCAAACGCGGGAGAGGAAAGAAATTTGCTAACGGAATGGTGGTTGCAATAGAACCAATGATTAACATGGGAACTCATCAAATTAATCAGCTTAAAGATGGCTGGACAATTTTAACCAGAGACGGAAAACCATCTGCGCATTTTGAGCATGATGTAGCCATAGTCAACGGGAAACCAGAGTTACTCTCTACCTTTCAATATATCTATGAGGCTTTAGGAATTAGCTCAAACGAAGAAGACGAATTTAGAGCCAAGTAATTTGGGACTTTTTAAAAGCATACTCAATACCGTTCCAAGGCCTTTGCTTATTAAAGCAAGTTATTTTGTAAAACCTTTTATTGCATTCTATTTAAAAGGATCAAATTTTACAGACCCAATCGATGGTAAAAGTTTTCGCAAATTTTTGCCTTACGGATATGGAAACCAACGAGAAAATGCTTTATCTCCAAGCACACTTTCACTTGAAAGACACCGATTGCTATGGTTGTTTCTTAAAGAGGATACTGATTTCTTTAAACCAGCAAACAACCAAGAACTATCTTTTAATTTAAGGGGGCCTTCTGACAAGGCAAAATTGCGTGTTTTGCATATGGCTCCAGAACAATGTTTTTTAAAGCGTTTTAAGCAGCAAAAAAACATTGATTATACCACTGCAGATTTATACTCACCCATAGCAGATGTCAAAGCAGACATTTGTGATCTTCCCTTTGAAGAAAATTCTTTTGATGTGGTTTTTTGCAATCATGTTTTAGAACATATTTCAGATGACACCAAAGCGATGCAAGAATTGTATCGAGTTTTAAAACCCGGAGGTTTAGGTATTTTTCAAATACCTCAAGACTTAAGCAGAACTGTTACTTTTGAAGACGATTCAATTACTGACCCTAAAGAACGAGCAAAACTGTTTGGTCAATACGATCATGTTCGAGTGTATGGCCGTGATTATTTTGACAAATTACGCAAAGTTGGTTTTGTTGTTAATGAGCTTGATTATACAAAAAAAATCGCTCCAGAATTGGTAAAGCGATTTTGTTTAACTCCAGGAGAAATACTCCCTGTATGTTCAAAAGGATAAAATTACTCTTGCTTTACAACATATGGGTTTTCTTTGATAAAATCATCTAGTAAGACCAATTTCTTATCTCCTAAAATAAGATACTTTTTACCGTCAATCTCTGTCTGAATTTGATAACCATTTTCTAATTTAACTAGCTTTGAACTACCCGAATAAGTAAATTCTTGATTGATTTTAGCTTCTATTTCTGTACCGTTTTGATTGATCCATTTAGTACCTTCTGCATTAGTAACCTCTGCACTTTCATTGTAAAAAGCTCCTATGTGATTGTACTGATCTGCAGCCAATACCTTGCCGTCGATTCCA contains:
- a CDS encoding family 10 glycosylhydrolase, which gives rise to MKQIILFILLSVLFSCKTNTSKEPSKKKTFTFSSWGSAGANFKEQDWEKKLTYYDSLGISELLIGASPAILAKLVPMAAKKNIKIHGWMWTLNRPGDTVAKKHPEWYAVNRKGQNSLDYRAYVDYYQWLSPFHPGARNHIINNAKKLMEVKGLASVHLDYVRYPDVILGADLQPKYNLVQETEMPEYDYDYHPIARAEFKKIFDKDPLNFKHPELSTEWRQFRLNAITSLVNEISDLAHAKKLKVTAAVFPFPEMSRQMVRQAWNDWNLDTAYPMLYQNFYRENINWIGFATKQGVSDVSFPVISGLYAPGLKDPADLEKAIRIAKKNGASGISIFTADGLSKEQKAVFVKLKKEWGIK
- the gpmI gene encoding 2,3-bisphosphoglycerate-independent phosphoglycerate mutase produces the protein MNKKVLLLILDGWGITQNPKVSAIFNAKTPFINSLSENFPTASLRTDGEHVGLPKGQMGNSEVGHMNLGAGRIVYQNLARINKAIDEGTLAKEETLIAAFDHAKKHNKKLHFVGLVSDGGIHSHIEHLKGLLTAAHQNQVQNVFLHAFTDGRDCDPKSGKQFIKNIEEHMQQTTGSLATVSGRYYAMDRDHRWERIKLTYDALVNGRGEMSNNALDSIQESYNNDITDEFIKPLVLTDETGAPKAKIEKDDVVIFFNFRTDRGRQLTSALTQEDYPDYQMKKLPLYFVTLTNYDDRFKDIKVIYNSDNLDNTLGEVLEKAGKKQIRIAETEKYPHVTFFFSGGREKEFIGEKRLLCPSPKVATYDLKPEMSAYEITDAIIPELEKEEVDFICLNFANGDMVGHTGNFDAAVKACEAVDICTKKVVTTALDHGYTTLLIADHGNCETMMNPDGSPNTSHTTNPVPIILIDNQLKSIKNGILGDISPTILNLMGLKKPKEMTQNSLV
- a CDS encoding TlpA family protein disulfide reductase — encoded protein: MRNIYLFCIILLMGCNTQAQKKAVKNSVGDLVGITHRSDFKQAPYNSWFDANYIAYTVDQKSISVLKDAFKDVQVKVFMGTWCGDSRRETPRFYKLLDAINFDEKNLEMITVNRSKKTPKNLEKNLNIIRVPTFIFYKKDPKTNEKKEIGRYVEYARESLEKDILKILSGKAYKHSYQN
- a CDS encoding BT0820 family HAD-type phosphatase; its protein translation is MIPKDCLIIAVDFDGTIVEDAYPKIGKPMLFAFETLKKLQEEGHRLILWTYRSGKALEEAVIFCKEKGIDFYAINKSYPAEEIDDTISRKIHADLFIDDRNVGGFKGWPDVYQQIFNYTPDIPKKKKGFFSRLM
- the map gene encoding type I methionyl aminopeptidase, translated to MIHIKTLEEIELMRESALIVSKTLGMLAKEVKPGVSTLQLDKLAEDFIRSEGAIPGFLGLYDFPNTLCMSPNAQVVHGFPTDEPLVDGDIISIDCGALKNGFYGDHAYTFEVGEVDPETKKLLDVTKQSLYEGIREFKAGNRVGDVGFAIQQYAEKHGYGVVRELVGHGLGRKMHEDPEMPNYGKRGRGKKFANGMVVAIEPMINMGTHQINQLKDGWTILTRDGKPSAHFEHDVAIVNGKPELLSTFQYIYEALGISSNEEDEFRAK
- a CDS encoding class I SAM-dependent methyltransferase; amino-acid sequence: MGLFKSILNTVPRPLLIKASYFVKPFIAFYLKGSNFTDPIDGKSFRKFLPYGYGNQRENALSPSTLSLERHRLLWLFLKEDTDFFKPANNQELSFNLRGPSDKAKLRVLHMAPEQCFLKRFKQQKNIDYTTADLYSPIADVKADICDLPFEENSFDVVFCNHVLEHISDDTKAMQELYRVLKPGGLGIFQIPQDLSRTVTFEDDSITDPKERAKLFGQYDHVRVYGRDYFDKLRKVGFVVNELDYTKKIAPELVKRFCLTPGEILPVCSKG